A region from the Halobellus litoreus genome encodes:
- a CDS encoding metal ABC transporter substrate-binding protein encodes MADQTRTRRPTLSRRDALLAGSGLVSTGLAGCLGGAASRSGSNPTRSADGTDDGPVAVASFFSFYDFARKVADGTPVTVRNLVPTGLHGHGWEPNAGITRDIIEADAFIHVGQDFQPWADRAIQTLRDDNVETQLINVREGVELVDLAASLDPEEEGVGDGRGKDPHFWLDPDRAKQSVDNITEGFVELAPDHESVFRENAATYKSEVLDRIDREYRSIFEAADRDVVQLAAHNAFQYLGVKYGIEMRPLVVNLAASGDVKPSDITEAKRVIDENEIRYIGAAVFETRKPARQLLAETAVEAYFPVTPYAGVRTDWVEMGWGYEEIAYNINMPTFEVVLGNKRPDEAGYDGWSDEWRNFE; translated from the coding sequence ATGGCCGATCAGACTCGAACGAGGAGGCCGACGCTCTCTCGGAGGGACGCGCTTCTCGCCGGATCAGGACTCGTTTCGACCGGGCTCGCCGGCTGTCTCGGCGGCGCAGCCAGTCGATCCGGCTCGAATCCGACGCGATCCGCAGACGGGACCGACGACGGCCCCGTCGCGGTCGCGTCGTTCTTCAGCTTCTACGATTTCGCCCGAAAAGTCGCGGACGGCACGCCCGTCACGGTGCGCAATCTGGTCCCGACTGGGCTCCACGGTCACGGGTGGGAACCGAACGCGGGAATCACCAGGGACATCATCGAAGCCGACGCGTTCATCCACGTCGGGCAGGACTTCCAGCCGTGGGCCGACAGAGCGATTCAGACGCTCAGAGACGATAACGTCGAGACGCAACTCATCAACGTCCGCGAGGGCGTCGAGTTGGTCGATCTCGCTGCCAGTCTGGACCCCGAGGAGGAGGGCGTCGGCGACGGCCGGGGGAAGGACCCCCACTTCTGGCTCGATCCCGACCGCGCGAAGCAGTCGGTCGACAACATCACCGAGGGCTTCGTCGAACTCGCGCCGGACCACGAGTCGGTGTTCCGGGAGAACGCCGCGACCTACAAAAGCGAGGTGCTCGACCGGATCGATCGGGAGTATCGGTCCATCTTCGAGGCCGCCGACCGCGACGTCGTCCAGTTGGCGGCGCACAACGCGTTCCAGTACCTCGGCGTGAAGTACGGCATCGAGATGCGGCCGCTGGTCGTGAACCTCGCTGCCAGCGGCGACGTCAAGCCCTCCGACATCACCGAGGCGAAGCGCGTCATCGACGAGAACGAGATCAGATACATCGGTGCCGCCGTCTTCGAGACGCGGAAGCCGGCCCGCCAGCTCCTCGCAGAGACGGCCGTCGAGGCGTACTTCCCGGTGACTCCCTACGCCGGCGTCCGGACGGACTGGGTCGAAATGGGATGGGGATACGAGGAGATCGCGTACAACATCAATATGCCGACCTTCGAGGTCGTCCTCGGGAACAAACGGCCCGATGAGGCCGGCTACGACGGCTGGAGCGACGAGTGGAGGAACTTCGAATGA
- a CDS encoding metal ABC transporter ATP-binding protein, with amino-acid sequence MSPTSGDRARTPDDEPIIELTGVDFGYTATPVVEDISLRVDAGEYVAIVGPNGSGKSTLMKLMLGLLRPDDGAARLFGEPSHEFDDGSRLGYVAQHASASKEMPITVREVVKMGRFPHVGFGRLSGRDWEIVDRALETVGMSAFANRRVTHLSGGQRQRAFIARALASEADLLVLDEPTVGVDVESVGAFYDLLESLNRDGITILLIEHDLSAVTDHAERVVCLNREIYFDGSTEAFVESDALGRAFGTAATLVGDGV; translated from the coding sequence ATGAGTCCCACGAGCGGGGATCGAGCGAGAACTCCGGACGACGAACCCATCATCGAACTAACCGGCGTCGACTTCGGATACACCGCGACCCCGGTCGTCGAGGACATCTCGCTCCGAGTCGACGCCGGCGAGTACGTCGCCATCGTCGGGCCGAACGGATCCGGCAAGTCGACGCTGATGAAGCTTATGCTGGGCCTGCTGCGCCCCGACGACGGCGCAGCCCGACTGTTCGGGGAGCCGTCTCACGAGTTCGACGACGGCTCTCGTCTCGGCTACGTCGCCCAGCACGCCAGCGCTTCCAAAGAGATGCCGATTACCGTCCGCGAGGTCGTGAAGATGGGACGGTTCCCGCACGTCGGCTTCGGTCGGCTCTCGGGCCGGGACTGGGAGATTGTCGATCGAGCGCTCGAGACAGTCGGGATGAGCGCGTTCGCGAACCGTCGGGTGACACACCTCTCCGGCGGCCAGCGCCAGCGCGCCTTCATCGCGCGAGCGCTCGCGAGCGAGGCCGACTTGCTCGTCCTCGACGAACCGACCGTCGGGGTCGACGTCGAGTCGGTCGGGGCGTTCTACGACCTGCTCGAATCACTCAATCGGGACGGCATCACGATCCTCCTCATCGAGCACGACCTGAGCGCCGTCACCGACCACGCCGAGCGGGTCGTCTGTCTCAACCGCGAGATCTACTTCGACGGGTCGACCGAGGCGTTCGTGGAGAGCGACGCCCTCGGCCGCGCGTTCGGAACGGCGGCGACGCTGGTAGGTGATGGCGTATGA
- a CDS encoding metal ABC transporter permease: MSGSLTVVVQTGAVDAVLAPLYWFLSYWSDVMFWLARGTGLELLEYQFMHRAILVGLCIGVMAPLIGTFLVHRQLALIGDALAHTAFAGVAVGLFVNAVFDLGVSPYLTAVVVAMIAALLIELISEVTDAYNDVSMAIVLSTGFALGTVLISVNAGGLAVGVNQYLFGNLATVSAENAVLLLVLFGVIVATVALTRNQLLYVTFDETAAAVSGIRVSWYNRVMVMLTALVVVGAMQIMGVILVAAMLVVPVAGAAQVSRSFTESLLVSVVLAELSVLLGIGFAYYGEATAGGVIVLVAVAVYVLTVAVGKVQSRGSDGAADVGSIDPAADESSAD, encoded by the coding sequence ATGAGTGGTTCTCTCACCGTCGTGGTGCAGACGGGTGCCGTGGATGCCGTCTTGGCACCACTCTACTGGTTCCTCTCGTACTGGTCGGATGTTATGTTCTGGCTCGCCAGGGGGACCGGCCTCGAACTCCTGGAGTACCAGTTCATGCACCGGGCCATTCTGGTCGGGCTCTGCATCGGGGTGATGGCCCCCCTCATCGGGACGTTCCTCGTCCATCGACAGCTCGCGCTCATCGGCGACGCGCTGGCCCACACCGCGTTCGCCGGGGTCGCCGTCGGGTTGTTCGTCAACGCCGTGTTCGACCTCGGCGTCTCGCCGTACCTGACGGCGGTCGTGGTTGCGATGATCGCGGCCTTGCTCATCGAACTCATCTCGGAGGTGACCGACGCCTACAACGACGTCTCGATGGCGATCGTCCTCTCGACGGGGTTCGCACTCGGCACGGTGCTCATCAGCGTCAACGCCGGGGGGCTCGCCGTCGGTGTCAACCAGTACCTGTTCGGGAACCTCGCGACCGTCTCCGCGGAGAACGCGGTGCTGCTCCTCGTTCTCTTCGGGGTGATCGTCGCGACGGTCGCGCTCACGCGGAATCAGTTGCTTTACGTGACGTTCGACGAGACCGCCGCGGCGGTCTCCGGCATCCGGGTCTCGTGGTACAATCGCGTGATGGTGATGCTGACGGCACTCGTCGTCGTCGGCGCGATGCAGATTATGGGGGTCATTCTCGTCGCCGCGATGCTCGTCGTGCCCGTGGCCGGCGCGGCGCAGGTCTCCCGGAGTTTCACCGAATCGCTGTTGGTCTCGGTGGTCCTGGCCGAACTCTCCGTCCTCCTCGGCATCGGATTCGCCTATTACGGCGAGGCGACGGCGGGGGGCGTCATCGTCCTCGTCGCGGTCGCCGTCTACGTCCTGACCGTCGCGGTCGGAAAGGTGCAGTCGCGGGGGAGCGACGGCGCAGCGGACGTCGGGAGCATCGACCCCGCCGCCGACGAATCGTCCGCAGACTGA
- the ppk1 gene encoding polyphosphate kinase 1 produces the protein MPSDGEPDIPPDEPEGVDLTDTDLYLNRELSELAFQRRVLHEALDDRNPLLERVRFLAIFTRNIDEFVMKRVGGLRQQIQAGVTETTADGRTPREQWREIHGELEPMLERQAACYDEVLRPALEEAGIEILEYDALAPKESREMREYFEESVLPTLTPLAFDPAHPFPFISNRSLSLAVLTRTDGDELTFTRIKIPPNRPRLVRVGDSSRYVLVEEIIRQNLDLLLPNVDIVDTALFRLTRNAEVRRNEEVAEDLIEMIEEVLEQRRFASVVRMEIESAAHPHIRETLQTELELDGREVYELEGPLDYREFASLTELDRPELKLSPWTPQPHPRLRSLRSSGLDGDGPDGGGDIFDAIREGDILLHHPYHDFDDTVQRFLSEAANDPDVLAVKAAIYRTASDSQVIQSLIEAAENGKQVAVMVELKARFDEQNNLEWVHRLEENGIHVAYGTLGLKTHTKTALVVREEGSGVNLYSHVGTGNYHSETAKGYVDLGLLTADRDVGQDLVTLFNSFTGPELDEQFRKLLVAPVTMRRELTRNIRREARHARAGRPATIVVKVNGLEDPELVQELYRASMAGVDVDLIVRDICRIRPGLDGVSENVSVHSVVGRFLEHSRIFYFENGARAARSADFDDPSEGGHPEYYIGSADWMTRNLDHRVEAVTPVEDPAVRRRLKFNLDLLLADNRKRWVMNPDGSYQQRHPTDGEPVIEAQAVLMDEARKAARTDGARSAPGANYDFDSEIFVGVGDAVEASEDGAEAGDPARVGCPAEAADATDPDDVAADGDVASDGDVAADGSHSADPLDRFDRYWYRPDSDTYEYAVRTPEGGRRYLKTKSGAVAALERLYE, from the coding sequence ATGCCGTCTGACGGCGAACCGGACATCCCCCCGGACGAACCGGAGGGCGTGGACCTGACCGATACCGACCTGTATCTCAACAGAGAGCTCAGCGAACTGGCGTTCCAGCGCCGCGTTCTCCACGAGGCGCTCGACGACCGGAACCCGTTACTCGAACGGGTCCGGTTCCTGGCGATCTTCACGCGGAACATCGACGAGTTCGTGATGAAGCGCGTCGGCGGGCTCAGACAGCAGATCCAGGCGGGGGTGACGGAGACGACGGCCGACGGGCGGACGCCCCGCGAGCAGTGGCGGGAGATTCACGGGGAACTCGAACCGATGCTGGAGCGACAGGCCGCCTGCTACGACGAGGTGCTGCGCCCGGCCCTCGAGGAGGCGGGGATCGAGATCCTGGAGTACGACGCCCTCGCGCCGAAAGAAAGCCGAGAGATGCGCGAGTACTTCGAGGAGTCGGTGCTACCGACGCTGACGCCGTTGGCGTTCGATCCCGCCCACCCGTTCCCGTTCATCTCGAACCGCTCGCTGTCGCTGGCGGTCCTGACGCGCACTGACGGGGACGAGTTGACTTTCACGCGGATCAAAATCCCGCCGAACCGGCCGCGGTTGGTGCGGGTCGGCGACAGTTCGCGCTACGTCCTCGTCGAGGAGATCATCAGACAGAACCTGGACCTCCTCCTGCCGAACGTCGACATCGTGGACACGGCGCTGTTCAGGCTCACGCGCAACGCCGAGGTCCGCCGGAACGAGGAAGTCGCCGAGGACCTCATCGAGATGATCGAGGAGGTCCTCGAACAGCGGCGGTTCGCCAGCGTCGTCCGGATGGAGATCGAGTCGGCGGCACACCCGCACATCCGCGAGACGCTGCAGACGGAACTCGAACTCGACGGCCGCGAGGTCTACGAGCTCGAAGGGCCGCTGGATTACCGCGAGTTCGCCTCGCTCACGGAACTCGATCGGCCGGAGCTGAAACTGTCGCCGTGGACGCCGCAACCGCATCCGCGCCTGCGAAGCCTCCGGTCGTCGGGACTCGACGGCGACGGTCCGGACGGCGGTGGGGACATCTTCGACGCCATCCGGGAGGGCGACATCCTGCTCCACCATCCGTATCACGACTTCGACGACACCGTCCAGCGGTTCCTCAGCGAGGCGGCGAACGATCCGGACGTCCTCGCGGTCAAGGCCGCCATCTATCGGACCGCGAGCGACTCGCAGGTGATTCAGTCGCTGATCGAGGCGGCCGAGAACGGCAAACAGGTCGCGGTGATGGTCGAACTGAAGGCGCGCTTCGACGAGCAGAACAACCTCGAGTGGGTCCATCGGCTGGAAGAGAACGGTATCCACGTCGCGTACGGAACGCTCGGGCTGAAGACCCACACGAAAACGGCGCTGGTCGTCCGCGAGGAGGGGTCGGGAGTGAACCTCTACTCACACGTCGGGACGGGCAACTACCACTCCGAGACGGCGAAGGGGTACGTCGACCTCGGACTGCTGACTGCCGACCGGGACGTCGGCCAGGACCTTGTCACGCTGTTCAACTCGTTCACCGGGCCGGAACTCGACGAACAGTTCCGAAAACTGCTCGTCGCACCGGTGACGATGCGCCGCGAACTCACCCGGAATATCCGACGGGAGGCGCGGCACGCACGGGCGGGCCGCCCGGCCACAATCGTTGTCAAGGTGAACGGGCTGGAGGATCCGGAACTCGTTCAGGAGCTGTACCGGGCGTCGATGGCGGGCGTCGACGTCGACCTGATCGTCAGGGACATCTGTCGGATCCGGCCGGGACTCGACGGCGTCAGCGAGAACGTCTCGGTCCACTCCGTCGTGGGGCGTTTTCTCGAACACTCTCGGATCTTCTACTTCGAGAACGGGGCGCGAGCGGCGCGCTCCGCCGACTTCGACGACCCGTCGGAGGGCGGTCACCCCGAGTACTACATCGGCAGCGCCGACTGGATGACGCGGAATCTCGACCACCGCGTCGAGGCGGTGACGCCGGTCGAGGATCCCGCCGTCCGGCGGCGGCTGAAGTTCAACCTGGACCTCCTGCTCGCCGACAACCGGAAGCGCTGGGTGATGAATCCGGACGGCAGTTACCAGCAGCGACACCCCACCGACGGGGAACCGGTCATCGAAGCCCAGGCCGTCCTGATGGACGAGGCGCGGAAGGCCGCACGGACCGACGGGGCCCGGTCCGCTCCGGGCGCGAACTACGATTTCGACAGCGAGATTTTCGTAGGCGTCGGCGACGCGGTCGAAGCATCCGAGGACGGGGCGGAAGCCGGCGACCCCGCGAGAGTCGGGTGCCCCGCGGAAGCCGCCGACGCGACGGATCCGGACGACGTCGCTGCCGACGGCGACGTCGCTTCCGACGGCGACGTCGCAGCCGACGGTTCCCACTCGGCCGACCCGCTCGATCGGTTCGATCGGTACTGGTACCGCCCGGACAGCGACACCTACGAGTACGCGGTTCGGACCCCGGAGGGCGGCCGCCGATACCTGAAGACGAAGTCCGGGGCGGTCGCGGCGCTCGAACGCCTCTACGAATAG
- a CDS encoding metallophosphoesterase family protein, with protein MATTPTFGSELEGLHRRIDSTQWDEIYVVGDVHGCLNALERLLERIDPSDDDLVVFVGDLVRKGPDSEGVVELVAERSNLLSVRGNNEQKLIDGRKTLDSLSAADYAYLESLPVALSWDDALVVHGGIDHREPVEDHGLTDVLNTRSLAPDGGYDRPYWFETRREGPRVFFGHTVLSEPFVADHAVGLDTGCVYGGRLTAYDYRADELIAVEPRETHVSRDADSIVDPRLADPITSDAV; from the coding sequence ATGGCAACGACACCAACATTCGGTTCGGAACTCGAGGGCTTGCACCGACGCATCGACAGCACGCAGTGGGACGAGATCTACGTCGTCGGTGACGTACACGGTTGTCTGAACGCACTGGAACGACTCTTAGAGCGGATCGATCCGTCCGACGACGACCTCGTCGTCTTCGTCGGCGACCTCGTCCGCAAGGGACCCGACAGCGAGGGCGTCGTCGAACTGGTCGCCGAGCGCTCGAACCTCTTGAGCGTTCGCGGGAACAACGAGCAGAAACTCATCGACGGGCGGAAGACGCTCGACTCGCTGTCGGCGGCGGACTACGCGTACCTCGAATCGCTGCCGGTCGCGCTCTCGTGGGACGACGCCCTCGTGGTACACGGCGGGATCGACCACCGAGAGCCCGTCGAAGACCACGGCCTGACCGACGTCCTGAACACCCGCTCGCTCGCTCCCGACGGCGGCTACGATCGCCCTTACTGGTTCGAGACGAGGCGGGAGGGACCTCGCGTGTTCTTCGGTCACACGGTCCTCTCGGAGCCGTTCGTCGCGGATCACGCCGTGGGGCTCGACACGGGATGCGTCTACGGCGGGCGGCTCACTGCCTACGACTACCGGGCGGACGAACTGATCGCGGTAGAGCCGCGCGAGACGCACGTCTCGCGGGACGCCGACAGCATCGTCGATCCCCGACTGGCCGATCCGATCACCAGCGATGCCGTCTGA
- a CDS encoding DUF5305 domain-containing protein, with protein sequence MSSSRLSSETRLRLRALLHAQFTVIVAVCLLATAVGAGLVYTTHVDPGTETETRTVSSFTVETEYVHSAEVTEPNPVFETGTVLEGRNTYFMGVAPELDVGVETRYTATAASDVDVGVESVLVLRNVGEEGETVYWSEREPLASEQFSDVESGETVAASFVINSSEIDATATSIEEELGASPGETETVVVSNVAVNGTFGGEPTSYTRTTEMTVEHGEGTYSVSEPGLQSETPERTTEITVERDYGPLRSIGGPFLLLLGIAGTAALVYVRSEIDLALTPDEEAYLSYHDDRSEFAEWITQIRLPDSVFERPQAQASSLRDLVDFAIDNDTGVVEDPETGAFYAVAGDFVYTYHPPSPVDSAPDEGVGGSETSDADLETADTDELESDPEPDGPSADSGESN encoded by the coding sequence ATGAGCTCCTCGAGACTATCCAGCGAAACCCGGCTTCGCCTTCGGGCGTTACTGCACGCACAGTTCACCGTGATCGTCGCCGTCTGTCTCCTCGCCACCGCAGTCGGTGCCGGGCTGGTGTACACGACGCACGTCGACCCCGGGACCGAAACGGAGACCCGCACGGTCTCCTCGTTCACCGTCGAAACCGAGTACGTCCACAGCGCGGAGGTGACCGAACCGAACCCCGTGTTCGAGACCGGAACGGTCCTCGAGGGGCGGAACACGTACTTCATGGGGGTCGCTCCGGAACTCGACGTCGGTGTCGAGACGCGGTACACCGCGACCGCCGCCAGCGACGTCGACGTCGGCGTGGAGTCGGTTCTGGTCCTCCGCAACGTCGGCGAGGAGGGGGAAACGGTCTACTGGAGCGAGCGCGAACCCCTCGCGAGCGAGCAGTTCTCGGACGTCGAATCCGGCGAGACGGTGGCCGCGTCTTTCGTGATCAACAGTTCGGAGATCGACGCCACCGCGACGTCGATCGAGGAGGAACTCGGCGCGTCGCCGGGGGAGACCGAGACGGTCGTCGTCTCGAACGTCGCCGTGAACGGGACGTTCGGGGGCGAACCGACCTCGTACACTCGAACGACCGAGATGACCGTCGAACACGGTGAGGGTACCTACTCCGTGTCGGAGCCGGGGCTCCAGTCGGAGACGCCCGAACGGACCACAGAGATCACCGTCGAACGGGACTACGGGCCACTCCGGTCGATCGGCGGCCCGTTCCTGCTGCTCTTGGGCATAGCTGGAACCGCCGCGCTGGTGTACGTCCGCAGCGAGATCGACCTCGCGCTCACTCCCGACGAGGAGGCGTACCTCTCCTATCACGACGATCGCTCGGAGTTCGCAGAGTGGATCACGCAGATCCGACTCCCCGACTCGGTGTTCGAACGCCCGCAGGCTCAGGCGTCCAGCCTCCGGGATCTCGTCGATTTCGCGATCGACAACGACACCGGCGTCGTCGAAGATCCGGAGACGGGAGCCTTCTACGCCGTGGCGGGGGACTTCGTGTACACCTACCACCCGCCGTCGCCCGTGGACTCCGCACCCGACGAGGGAGTCGGCGGCTCGGAGACGAGTGACGCGGACCTCGAAACGGCCGACACCGACGAACTCGAATCGGACCCGGAACCCGACGGACCGTCGGCTGACTCCGGCGAGTCGAACTGA
- a CDS encoding signal peptidase I, with amino-acid sequence MSLKRVLSVTLQVVAVVVVLSLIVGQFLGQPILLSFVETGSMQPTLDPGDGFVAIPAPIAGDVEPGDVVTFEAQEIQGGGLTTHRVVEETERGYITQGDNNPFTDQDGGEPVVQDAEIVAKALSVGGSVVVIPHLGTVAMGFQSVLESVQTWLAVTFGVRSFQGTQGIAYILFGLSAIAYGVDWYLDKGSRDRPARDRSRDDGTSVFAIVVVLALVLMATATAAMVVPGGTQEYGIVSAEFESENPTVIERGTSQEIEYTVPNAGLVPVYVYVTPSSPGVDVDPEQVTVGGRDDATTTVTLSAPEETGYYRLFVTEHRYLAILPFSVVDELYGVHPWAPLLAINGLLGGGIVALGLVLFRGEPARIRSRESRAKPSLHRRLLREFYR; translated from the coding sequence ATGTCCCTCAAACGCGTGCTCTCCGTGACGCTGCAGGTGGTCGCGGTAGTCGTGGTTCTCTCGTTGATCGTCGGGCAGTTCCTCGGTCAGCCGATACTCCTCAGTTTCGTGGAGACGGGGAGTATGCAACCGACGCTGGACCCCGGCGACGGGTTCGTTGCCATCCCCGCGCCGATCGCGGGCGACGTCGAACCCGGTGACGTCGTGACGTTCGAGGCCCAGGAGATCCAGGGCGGCGGGCTGACGACGCACCGCGTCGTCGAGGAGACCGAGCGCGGCTACATCACCCAGGGGGACAACAACCCGTTCACCGACCAGGACGGCGGCGAACCGGTCGTACAGGACGCCGAGATCGTCGCGAAGGCGCTCAGCGTCGGCGGGAGCGTGGTCGTCATCCCGCACCTGGGCACGGTCGCGATGGGGTTCCAGTCCGTCCTCGAATCCGTCCAGACGTGGCTGGCCGTCACGTTCGGCGTGCGGTCGTTCCAGGGGACGCAGGGGATCGCCTACATCCTCTTCGGGCTCTCGGCGATCGCGTACGGGGTCGACTGGTACCTGGACAAGGGGAGTCGCGACCGGCCCGCACGCGACCGGTCGCGCGACGACGGGACGTCGGTGTTCGCGATCGTCGTCGTTCTCGCGCTCGTGTTGATGGCCACGGCGACCGCCGCGATGGTCGTCCCCGGCGGCACGCAGGAGTACGGGATCGTCAGCGCCGAATTCGAGTCGGAGAATCCGACCGTCATCGAGCGCGGCACGAGCCAGGAGATCGAGTACACCGTTCCCAACGCGGGGCTCGTCCCGGTCTACGTGTACGTCACTCCGTCGAGCCCCGGCGTCGACGTCGATCCCGAACAGGTCACCGTCGGCGGCCGAGACGACGCGACGACAACGGTGACGCTGTCCGCCCCGGAGGAGACCGGCTACTACCGGCTGTTCGTCACCGAACACCGGTACCTCGCGATCCTGCCGTTCAGCGTCGTCGACGAACTCTACGGCGTTCACCCGTGGGCGCCGCTGCTCGCGATCAACGGACTGCTGGGTGGCGGCATCGTCGCCCTAGGGCTGGTCCTCTTCCGCGGTGAGCCCGCGCGGATCCGCTCGCGCGAATCGCGCGCCAAACCCTCGCTACACCGCCGCCTCCTCCGTGAATTCTACAGGTGA
- a CDS encoding PGF-pre-PGF domain-containing protein, translating into MPTTRRTAILALLLVATGSLVFTTGAAVVNGPADTFAEDRLAVQPAEGPNGDYAYLNEDDEIVVDISPTNPNLPADFRGVNPETLASAEGVFTITYTADEYARVWIEHEGDAITFVSGGDSIEGEANNVTLAPNQTVAVGLRIDTRGEVAGTQLGSDDFSIRAEVAEPEEVSDSPPSTLGGGGGVGGGGLSTTVRSPDVDERRFVATGARSGDSVAFDADGMALDGGNVTMDRLELTGLPGGSVELNAVGSPDAFDEASRLDASTDPRSLAYLSLEYDFEPEEVDGMTLRFSADPAYLDYAGIDPAAVTLYRQTDAGEWERLPTEVVDEEIARERGLPADRVHFRALTDDFSTFAVAEEVPHLSVTDASLDASTVAPNEAVTVRATVENAGGASGERTITLTADGATVATERVALDPKASTIVDLAGRFETGGEVALAVDGVPAGTLVVDAPTTDAPPEATEDDSGTAEDLSGADGAGATATPGSDGSPSAADRRSGTAADVEGNAGSGGALLEPSGIDLVELGGLMLLVAIAVAFVALARRMPRS; encoded by the coding sequence ATGCCAACCACCCGCCGCACCGCGATCCTCGCCCTGCTGCTCGTAGCAACAGGATCGCTCGTCTTCACCACTGGTGCGGCGGTGGTAAACGGTCCCGCGGACACCTTCGCCGAAGACCGCCTCGCGGTCCAGCCGGCGGAGGGGCCGAACGGCGACTACGCCTACTTAAATGAAGACGACGAAATCGTCGTCGACATTTCGCCGACGAACCCCAATCTCCCGGCCGACTTCAGGGGCGTCAACCCCGAGACGCTCGCCTCCGCGGAGGGCGTCTTCACGATCACGTACACGGCCGACGAGTACGCGCGGGTCTGGATCGAACACGAGGGCGACGCGATCACGTTCGTCAGCGGCGGCGACTCCATCGAGGGCGAGGCCAACAACGTCACGCTCGCACCGAACCAGACGGTCGCGGTCGGCCTCCGAATCGACACGCGCGGAGAGGTCGCGGGCACCCAACTCGGTTCTGACGACTTCTCGATCCGCGCGGAGGTCGCCGAGCCGGAGGAGGTGTCGGACTCGCCGCCGTCGACGCTCGGTGGCGGCGGGGGTGTGGGCGGCGGCGGGCTGTCGACGACCGTGCGGTCGCCGGACGTCGACGAGCGGCGATTCGTCGCGACCGGCGCTCGATCCGGCGACTCGGTCGCATTCGACGCCGACGGGATGGCGCTCGACGGCGGGAACGTCACGATGGACCGCCTCGAACTGACCGGGCTGCCGGGCGGGAGCGTCGAACTGAACGCCGTCGGCAGCCCCGACGCGTTCGACGAGGCGAGCAGACTCGACGCGTCGACCGACCCGCGGTCGCTGGCGTACCTCTCGCTGGAGTACGACTTCGAGCCCGAGGAGGTCGACGGGATGACGCTGCGGTTCAGCGCCGATCCCGCGTACCTCGACTATGCGGGGATCGACCCCGCGGCGGTGACCCTCTACCGCCAGACCGACGCGGGCGAGTGGGAGCGGCTGCCCACCGAGGTCGTCGACGAAGAGATCGCTCGCGAGCGGGGGCTCCCCGCGGACCGCGTCCACTTCCGGGCGCTGACCGACGACTTCTCCACGTTCGCGGTGGCCGAGGAGGTCCCCCACCTGTCCGTCACCGACGCGTCGCTCGACGCGTCGACCGTCGCGCCGAACGAGGCGGTCACCGTCCGGGCGACCGTCGAGAACGCGGGCGGCGCGAGCGGCGAGCGGACGATCACGCTCACCGCCGACGGGGCCACGGTCGCCACCGAGCGCGTCGCGCTCGACCCGAAGGCCTCGACGATCGTCGACCTCGCCGGACGGTTCGAGACGGGCGGCGAGGTCGCGCTCGCCGTCGACGGCGTGCCCGCGGGTACGCTGGTCGTCGACGCGCCGACGACGGACGCCCCTCCGGAAGCGACGGAGGATGATTCGGGCACGGCGGAGGATCTCTCGGGTGCCGACGGTGCGGGCGCGACCGCCACGCCGGGGTCGGACGGTTCCCCGAGCGCGGCGGATCGCCGCTCCGGAACCGCGGCGGACGTCGAGGGGAACGCCGGTTCCGGCGGCGCGCTGTTAGAACCCAGCGGGATCGACCTCGTCGAACTCGGCGGACTGATGCTGCTCGTCGCGATCGCCGTCGCCTTCGTCGCGCTGGCCCGACGGATGCCGCGGTCGTGA
- a CDS encoding DUF3368 domain-containing protein, whose protein sequence is MDESTGRSAAEVAGIETRGTAYLVLASVRDGGLSTEEGRDTIDAMIERGWHVAPDLYAKIVRKLESFE, encoded by the coding sequence ATGGACGAATCGACCGGGCGGTCCGCAGCCGAGGTGGCGGGCATCGAGACGCGGGGGACCGCCTACCTCGTCCTCGCGAGCGTGAGAGACGGCGGGCTGTCGACCGAGGAAGGACGCGACACTATCGACGCGATGATCGAGCGCGGGTGGCACGTGGCTCCCGACCTGTACGCGAAAATCGTCCGAAAACTGGAGTCCTTCGAGTGA